The genomic interval AGTCGGCGGCGCTCGAGTTAGAAGGCGAGCAGTCTCGCCTTCATCTTCAGCAGCACAGAGCAGGAGCAGTCAGCCAGTACAGCGGATGGCTGTCTACTGCTCCTGATGCTCGATTTTACCGTTGGACGGGCGACGACGCCCGTTCGTCTGCTCCACCAATCGCTGGCGAAGTTGCTCTCCTTCCTGGATCAGGCCAACGCTTACTACCAGCTCGGTCAAGACCGCTGGCTCGTTGATGCCAGCAGCAACCTCCCGGACCAGCTCACCAAGCTCGGGAAAGCGAGCAGATACCATGACTACCAGCATGCGCCGCAATTCGTTCAGGCGCTCGGCCCGCTCTTCCCGACGTCCTTCCTTGAGACCTTTCTCACGCCCCTCCTTCAACCCCTCCTCCAGAATCATTTGATAGATATCTGTCTGTTTCAGCTCCTGAATGAAATCAGCCAGCATAGTAAACTGCTCCTTTAGCCACTGACGCTCACTGGCCGGGGCCGCAGCCCAGGCCAGGGCCGCGATCAAGAAACCGATGGCCAACAAGTCATAGCGTCCGGCCTGCTCCAGACGCCTCTTCATCTCCACAATCAGCTCACGACGTTGCCCTTCACGTGTCAAAGGCAGCAGCGGCAGCGTGCCCCAGCGTCCCGACTGCAGCAGTTCCGCCGCTGGCGTATCCCAGAGCTTCAGCACCAGGAAATGAAATTCATGCACCTTCTTTTTGTTAGGTAACTCACGCTGATAGGGCGTGAGCGGCGCGGCACAACGACGGAGATAGACAACACACGACCAGACCGGGCATCGATAGCGCTGGTCCGCAAGAACATTATACAACAGCAGACGCTCGGCCATTCGAGCATCAGGACCACTTTGAAACTCTAAATGCACCATCACTGGCTTGCCCGCCAGCTCACAGGCGCTCACCACATCAGCCCGCAGCGCTCCTAGCTCTCTCAAGAGCGGAATATCTGCAAGCACAAACTCGGCGGAGGCATCGCGCTGATAACGCGCCTCGGGCAAAACAAGCTCGACAAAATCCTGAGCCGCCAGCTCGAAGAGCCGCTTCAGCGCCAGATCCCAGGATGTTCCCATTGCCCCGTTGGCCTGTTCCTCCTCCCACATTAGATTGATGAATTGATTATAACAGATATCGTTTCTTATTACAACCATCATTCTTTCATTTTATATTACACAAGAATTCTCTTATAAGCAAGCAAGCTATATTAAAAGGAAGATTAATACTCTGTATAGATCAAACCTGCAACAGCCATCTCGTGCCCTTTTCTCAGGCTGTCCTTTACACTTGACGGTAAGTGTGCTATACTTAGAAGCACTGAGATTATGGCCCCAGCGTCTCGTCGCGAGACGACAGCGTAATCATAAGCATCTCCAAGCACAAGAGAAGATCAGCAACAGCGGCGATCACGCGAGACATGTCCCCTCCGCAGGGCATCCAGAGAGGCAACGCCAGCGGCTGCAAGCGTGCCTGCCCGAGGGAGATGGAGATCCATTTCCGCAGCAGCTTGGTTGCTCTGTTAGCTCGCTACTAATTGTGAGCGCCAGCCAACCACTCTGCTCGGAAAAGGAGTACGGAATGGGATACCCCTCGCCAGCCTGTACCGAGCCAGTAAGGTACACGCCTCGACCCCGTTAGCGGTCGCACGAGCGCAGGTCTTTGCTCTCCTGCCAGAGCCATATTAGTGGCGCTGGTTAGGCAGCGTGAGCTTGAGTAGCTCCTTTGGCATGCGAGTCCTGCTCAGGATGAGCGCCTGCGGAAGATGGGTGGAACCACGGAAGTCTCTTCGGCCTTTCGTCCCTGTTGGGATGAAAGGCTTTTTTGTTGTTCCGTCTGTTCCGTTAGCGAAGGGACAACCTCGTCTATGAGCGAGTGCACCAGTAGGCCAGACAGGGAGGTGTTTCGAAAAGATGCCAGCAGAATCTGTCGAAGCTGAAATTCAAGAAACGGTCAATTATACGCCGCTCCAGCGTATGCGCCATTCCGCGGCCCACGTCATGGCCGAGGCCATTCAGGAGATGTTTCCCGAAGCCCGCTTCGCCATCGGGCCGGCCATCGAAGATGGTTTCTATTATGATTTTGAGCTGCCGCGCCCGCTCACGCCCGAGGACTTTCCCGAGATCGAGCGCCGTATGCGGCGCATCATCGAGGCCAAGTATCCTTTCATTCATGAGCGCTGGCCGCGCGAGAAGGCCCTGGAGTACTTCCGCAACAAAGGCCAGGTCTATAAGGTCGAGATTATCGAGAACCTGCCCGACGAGGAGGTCGGCATCTATAAGCAGGGCAATTTTCTCGACCTCTGTCGCGGCCCCCATGTGGAGCATACGGGCCAGATCGGCCCTTTCAAGCTGATGCGGGTCGCTGGCGCTTATTGGCGGGGCGATGAGCATCGCCCCATGTTGCAGCGCCTCTATGGAACGGCCTGGTTCACGCAGGAAGAACTCGACCAGTACCTCTGGCGCCTCGAAGAAGCTCAGAAGCGTGATCATCGCAAGCTGGGCCGCGAGCTGAAGCTCTTCCTGATGAGCGAGGATGTCCCCGCCGGGGTGCCGCTCTTCTTACCCCACGGCGAGATGCTGCGCCACCTGATGGAGTCCTATGTGCGCGAGACGCAGGAACGCTACGGCTACCAGCACGTCTGGACGGGTCATCTCGGGAAAACGAGGCTCTATAAGATTTCCAAGCACTGGTATACGTATCGAGAAAACCTCTTTCCAGTGATGCGCGACGAGGAAGAGCAGTCAGAGGATGATGCCTATGTCCTGAAGCCGATGAACTGCCCTCATCATATCCTGCTCTACAAGTCGCAGCTGCACAGCTACCGCGAGCTGCCGATCCGCTACGCCGAGTTTGCTACGCTTTACCGCTATGAGAAGCCCGGCGTGCTGACGGGCCTGGCACGTGTGCGCAGCTTGACACAGGACGACGCCCATGTCTTTCTGCGCCCTGACCAGATTCAGGAGGAGTTCGATCGCGCTGTCAATCTGACGCTAGAGGTCTTCAATACGTACGGCCTCAACGACTACTGGATTCGCCTCTCTCTGCGCGATCCGCAGAAGAAGGAGGACTATGTGGGCAGTGATGAGGTCTGGGAGCTGGCCGAAAGCTCATTGCGGGCTGCGCTGGAGCACCACGGCATCGAGTACCGCGAGGGCATCGGTGAAGCGGCGTTCTATGGGCCAAAGATGGACTTTATGGTGCGCGATGCCCTGGGGCGCGAGTGGCAGTGCTCAACGATCCAGCTGGATTTTGTGCAGCCGGAAAACTTCGAGCTGGAGTATATCGGCGAGGACGGCCAGCCTCACCGCCCAGTGATCATTCATCGCGCGGTGACAGGCTCGACGGAGCGCTTTATGGCTATGCTCATTGAGCATTTTGCCGGCGCTTTCCCAGTCTGGCTCTCTCCCGTGCAGGCTGTGGTGATTCCAATCGCCGACCGCCATCTGGAGTACGCTCAGAAGGTCCTGGCTGCGCTAAAGAACGCCAGCGTGCGCGCCGAGCTGGATGCCCGCAACGAGCGCATGAACGCCAAGATCCGCGATGCTCAGTTGCAGAAAATTCCGTATATGCTGGTGGTCGGCGATAAGGAGACGGCCAGCGAGAGTGTGGCGGTGCGCCTGCGGACGAATGAAAACCGCGGCACGCAGCCACTGGCGGACTTTGTGGCCCATATTACGGAGATTATTCGCACGCGCAGCCGTGATCTCTAGCAATGGTTCAGCGGATGGGCAGGCCCAGGCCATGCAGAGAGGGGGGCCTCAGATCTCAGCCCCTGGCCTGGGTCCTGGTCCAATCCATTCCATTGGTCTGGTGGGGAGGCGCCGAGAAAGGGAAGAGCTATAAGAAGGGAGCCTGTCGTTCGATGTTGGTGGCTTTTGAGGGAATCGATGGGGCCGGTAAGACAACGCAGCTGCGCCTGCTGGAGGAGCGGGCGCGTCGCCAGGGACTGCGCGTGACCAGTCTGTCGTTTCCTCGCTATACCGAGACGGTTTTCGGGCGCTGCGTGGCCGCTTATCTGCGCGGCGAGTTCGGTCCTCTGGCGGAGGTGCCGCCACGCTCAGCCGCACTGCTCTTCGCCGGCGATCGGCTGGAAAGTCTGGAGTTGCTTTCTCGCCTGGCGACAGAAAGCGATCTCCTGCTGCTGGATCGCTACGTGGCCTCAAACCTGGCCCACCAGGGAGCGCGCCTTGCCGACTCAGAGCGCGATACTTTCCTGGCATGGCTGGCGCACCTGGAGTATGAGGTCTTCGGTCTACCGCGCCCCACGCTCACGCTCTATCTGCGCTTGCCGGTGGTGGTCGCCAGCAGGCTGCTGGCGACGCGCGCGCAGCAGCAGCGGAGATCAGACGCACGCGATATCCACGAGGAGAATGCCGCCTATCTGGCACGCTGCGCCGAGGTCTATGAACAGCTGGCCAGCGCCCACGCCGATGGTCCCTGGGAGATCGTTTCTTGCGTCGATGAGCAGGAGAGACTGCGCTCACCGGAGGAGATCCAGGAAGAGGCCTGGTCGTTGCTGGAAAGGTATCGCACCGTATGAGCCGCCGCGTTGTACTGGTTGACTACGATCCGCAGTGGCCGCAGGAGTACACCGCCGAGCGCCAACGGCTGCTTGAGGCCATCGGCCCCTGGCTGGTGGCTATCGAGCATATCGGCAGTACCTCGGTACCCGGTCTGGCCGCCAAGCCCATTATCGATATTATGGCCGCAGTCGACCAGCTCTCGCATGCCACTTCCTGTATCGAGCCGCTGCGTGCTCTCGGCTATGAGTACCTGCCAGAGGTTGAGCACTTTATCCCCGAGCGATGCTACTTTCGCAAGCTCCGCGGTGAGGAACATACCCACCATCTGCACATGGTGGAGTACAACAGTCCTTTCTGGCAGCGTCACCTGCTCTTCCGCGATTATCTGCGCACCCATCCGGCTACAGCCCAGGAGTACGCGCGCCTGAAGCGGGCGCTGGCGGCACGTTTCCCCAACGACGCCGCAGCTTATACCGAGGCAAAAACCGCTTTCATCAGGGGTATCGAAGCCCGGGCCGCTCTCTGGTCGGCTCAGGGACGGCCAGCGCCAGCCGCTGCTGAGCAAGATGAGCTGTAAGGACAGAGGGACAAGGGCCAGAGTCCCAACCAAAACAAAGCGGGAGGAGGAATCTTCTCCCTCCTCCCACATCTATCGGCAGGCTCATCAATCGATGAGCTCGTACGCCGGCAGCGTCAGAAACTCGGTAAATTCGCGGTTGGCGATAATGCCATCGAGGAGGCTGTAAGCCTGCTCGTAGCGGCGCGCCTGATAGGTCTGCTCGCCAAGGGCGGCCTTGATCTTCTCCAGCTCCTCGCGCGCCAGCTGGCGTACCAGCTCCAGTGTTACTTTGCGCCCATCGTCCAGGATGCCGCGCGGATGATGCACCCACTGCCAGATCTGCGAGCGCGAGATCTCGACGGTGGCGGCATCCTCCATCAGGTTATTGATCGGAACGCAGCCCAGACCGCCAAGCCAGGCCTCCAGATACTGGGTGCCGACGCTGATGTTGGTACGCAGGCCGCCCTCCGTGATAGTGCCCTCGGGGACACGCAGCAAGTCGGCAGCGGTCACCTGCACATCCTCGCGCTTGCGATCGATCTGGTTCGGCTGCGGCATGACGCGATCGAATTCCTCCTGAGCCACCTGCACCAGGCCGGGATGAGCCACCCAGGTGCCGTCATGGCCATCGGTCGCTTCGCGCCGCTTATCGGCACGCACGCGCTCCATCGCCTCTTCGTTGGCCGCCGGATTGTTCTTGATGGGGATCTGGGCCGCCATGCCACCAATGGCGTGGGCATTGCGCCGATGGCAGGTTTTGATGGTCAGCAACGTATAGGCCCGCATAAAGGGCGCGGTCATCGTCACCTGGGCCCGATCGGGATAGAGGAACTGCTCGTGATTGCGGAACTTCTTGATGGCGCTGAAAATGTAATCCCAGCGTCCGCAGTTGAGACCCGCTGAGTGCTCGCGCAGCTCGTAGAGGATCTCGTCCATCTCGAAGGCCGCCAGGATGGTCTCGATGAGCACCGTGGCCTTGATTGTCCCGCGCGGGATGCCGAGCTGCTCCTGAGCCAGGAGGAAGACATCGTTCCACAGACGCGCTTCCAGGTGGCTTTCCATCTTCGGCAGGTAGAAGTAGGGGCCAGTCCCGCGCTCGAGCAGGGCGCGCGCGTTGTGGAAGAAATAGAGGCCGAAATCGAACAGGCTGCCGGAAATGGGTTTGCCATCGAGCAGGACGTGCTTCTCCGGCAGGTGCCAGCCGCGGGGACGGACCAGCAGGGTAGCGATCTGCTCATTGAGGCGGTAGCTCTTGCCCTCGGGGCTGACATAGCTGATGGTGCGCCGGACGGCGTCGCGCAGGTTGATCTGCCCCTGCACGAGGTTGGCCCAGGTGGGAGTGAGGGCATCCTCAAAGTCGGCCATGTAGACCCTGGCCCCCGAGTTGAGCGCATTGATGATCATCTTGCGCTCAGCGGGACCGGTGATCTCCACACGCCGGTCTTGCAGGTCGGCAGGGACGGGGTTGATCGTCCAGTCTCCTTCACGAATGTGGG from Thermogemmatispora onikobensis carries:
- the thrS gene encoding threonine--tRNA ligase, translated to MPAESVEAEIQETVNYTPLQRMRHSAAHVMAEAIQEMFPEARFAIGPAIEDGFYYDFELPRPLTPEDFPEIERRMRRIIEAKYPFIHERWPREKALEYFRNKGQVYKVEIIENLPDEEVGIYKQGNFLDLCRGPHVEHTGQIGPFKLMRVAGAYWRGDEHRPMLQRLYGTAWFTQEELDQYLWRLEEAQKRDHRKLGRELKLFLMSEDVPAGVPLFLPHGEMLRHLMESYVRETQERYGYQHVWTGHLGKTRLYKISKHWYTYRENLFPVMRDEEEQSEDDAYVLKPMNCPHHILLYKSQLHSYRELPIRYAEFATLYRYEKPGVLTGLARVRSLTQDDAHVFLRPDQIQEEFDRAVNLTLEVFNTYGLNDYWIRLSLRDPQKKEDYVGSDEVWELAESSLRAALEHHGIEYREGIGEAAFYGPKMDFMVRDALGREWQCSTIQLDFVQPENFELEYIGEDGQPHRPVIIHRAVTGSTERFMAMLIEHFAGAFPVWLSPVQAVVIPIADRHLEYAQKVLAALKNASVRAELDARNERMNAKIRDAQLQKIPYMLVVGDKETASESVAVRLRTNENRGTQPLADFVAHITEIIRTRSRDL
- a CDS encoding GrpB family protein gives rise to the protein MSRRVVLVDYDPQWPQEYTAERQRLLEAIGPWLVAIEHIGSTSVPGLAAKPIIDIMAAVDQLSHATSCIEPLRALGYEYLPEVEHFIPERCYFRKLRGEEHTHHLHMVEYNSPFWQRHLLFRDYLRTHPATAQEYARLKRALAARFPNDAAAYTEAKTAFIRGIEARAALWSAQGRPAPAAAEQDEL
- the aceB gene encoding malate synthase A, encoding MTKQSYPDGLEIKAPVPPEYAEILTPEALHFVVTLVREFGGRREELLRKRVERQAEIDAGKLPDFLPETAHIREGDWTINPVPADLQDRRVEITGPAERKMIINALNSGARVYMADFEDALTPTWANLVQGQINLRDAVRRTISYVSPEGKSYRLNEQIATLLVRPRGWHLPEKHVLLDGKPISGSLFDFGLYFFHNARALLERGTGPYFYLPKMESHLEARLWNDVFLLAQEQLGIPRGTIKATVLIETILAAFEMDEILYELREHSAGLNCGRWDYIFSAIKKFRNHEQFLYPDRAQVTMTAPFMRAYTLLTIKTCHRRNAHAIGGMAAQIPIKNNPAANEEAMERVRADKRREATDGHDGTWVAHPGLVQVAQEEFDRVMPQPNQIDRKREDVQVTAADLLRVPEGTITEGGLRTNISVGTQYLEAWLGGLGCVPINNLMEDAATVEISRSQIWQWVHHPRGILDDGRKVTLELVRQLAREELEKIKAALGEQTYQARRYEQAYSLLDGIIANREFTEFLTLPAYELID